From Vibrio splendidus, a single genomic window includes:
- a CDS encoding SanA/YdcF family protein translates to MKFDSHIFRSYLSKAYKKLQGFLFGAFLVFLVGSAAVIAIDYWVSWQAEDRIIYNIDDVPELEVAVVLGTSKYLGRTLNDYYKHRIEAAIELFDREKVDQFLLSGDNAHRSYNEPWTMKRDLLKAGVPDERINLDYAGFRTLDSIVRAKKIFDTDNFLIITQKFHCERALFIANSYDIHAQCLAVSGPTHHSGTSIRLREVFARTKAFLDLYIMGTTPKFLGPKEPIQPSPKPELFPIPNPITDPTVNPVVDPTASPILEPAETDV, encoded by the coding sequence GTGAAATTTGATTCTCACATTTTCCGTAGCTACTTATCAAAAGCTTACAAAAAACTGCAAGGTTTTCTGTTTGGCGCTTTCCTCGTGTTCTTAGTTGGCAGCGCTGCGGTTATTGCGATCGATTATTGGGTTTCATGGCAAGCGGAAGATCGCATCATCTACAATATTGATGACGTGCCCGAGCTTGAGGTCGCGGTTGTGCTTGGCACAAGCAAATATCTGGGTAGAACACTCAACGACTATTATAAACACCGAATCGAAGCCGCGATTGAGCTGTTCGATCGTGAAAAAGTGGATCAATTTCTACTGAGTGGCGATAACGCTCATCGCTCTTACAATGAACCGTGGACGATGAAGCGCGACTTGTTGAAAGCGGGTGTCCCCGATGAACGCATCAATCTAGATTACGCGGGGTTCAGAACCTTAGACTCGATTGTTCGCGCCAAAAAGATATTCGATACTGATAATTTTCTGATCATCACTCAGAAATTCCACTGTGAAAGAGCGCTCTTCATCGCCAATTCTTACGATATTCATGCGCAGTGTTTGGCGGTTTCAGGACCAACCCACCATTCGGGAACCTCAATACGTTTACGTGAAGTGTTTGCGCGCACCAAAGCATTCCTTGATCTGTATATTATGGGGACAACGCCAAAGTTCCTTGGACCTAAAGAGCCAATTCAACCCAGTCCAAAACCGGAATTATTTCCGATTCCAAACCCTATTACTGACCCCACTGTAAACCCTGTTGTAGACCCTACAGCAAGCCCTATTTTAGAACCAGCAGAGACCGATGTGTAG
- a CDS encoding DUF3334 family protein, with product MKKNKTVTTEDILLKLCQSVSSVLTSATASQVSYSAMVQKINKTSLKPDFGCFVLFDGGFSGLVVINFTSKAALEIYTNYMRNMGMPEDELAVLHTSDEVGDVLGELMNQLVGDFTNKIRKELQTNITQNQPKMLALNKQVNLSVDTNLDRPQARRVTFSTANNNIFYLELAMDKTEFIQLEEFEIAEDECPDSILEATQKKMQEANKPAQSSGNDSAADLLDELGI from the coding sequence ATGAAAAAAAACAAAACAGTCACAACTGAAGATATTCTTCTTAAGCTATGCCAATCAGTCTCAAGCGTACTCACTTCAGCGACGGCTTCTCAGGTGTCCTATTCAGCTATGGTTCAAAAGATCAACAAGACAAGTCTGAAGCCAGACTTTGGTTGTTTCGTCTTATTTGACGGTGGCTTTTCTGGTCTTGTTGTCATCAATTTTACGTCTAAAGCCGCGCTAGAGATCTATACCAATTACATGCGTAACATGGGCATGCCAGAAGATGAGCTGGCGGTACTGCACACTTCAGACGAAGTGGGCGATGTTTTAGGTGAGCTGATGAACCAGTTAGTTGGTGATTTCACCAATAAGATCCGTAAAGAACTGCAAACCAACATCACACAGAACCAACCGAAAATGCTGGCATTGAACAAGCAAGTAAACCTTTCTGTTGATACTAACCTAGATCGTCCACAAGCTCGCCGAGTGACCTTCTCGACTGCAAACAACAACATCTTCTATCTAGAGCTTGCAATGGATAAGACAGAATTCATCCAATTAGAAGAATTTGAGATCGCTGAAGACGAATGTCCAGACAGTATTCTTGAGGCTACTCAGAAAAAAATGCAGGAAGCGAATAAGCCCGCTCAAAGTTCAGGTAATGATTCGGCAGCCGATCTACTCGATGAACTTGGTATCTAG
- a CDS encoding SulA-like leucine-rich domain-containing protein, whose product MIQAHVKAQHSSPLVHCAFTSVSRKSKNSNEEALFARMALLSNQHQWLLFTAQTPRPSAKQLKQHNVCCDRVIHMKASHQMTEVETVEKAIRSKNASAIVASASIDQFSQQYLRTLGTRFQCEVFFMDANSERIH is encoded by the coding sequence ATGATTCAAGCACACGTTAAAGCCCAACACTCTAGCCCGCTAGTTCACTGCGCATTTACATCAGTTTCTCGTAAAAGCAAAAATTCAAACGAGGAAGCGTTATTTGCAAGAATGGCGTTGCTGTCCAACCAACATCAGTGGCTACTGTTTACGGCTCAAACACCGAGACCATCCGCTAAGCAGCTCAAGCAACATAATGTTTGCTGCGACCGAGTTATTCATATGAAAGCCTCTCATCAAATGACTGAGGTAGAAACCGTCGAGAAAGCCATTCGCTCTAAGAATGCGAGTGCGATTGTGGCAAGTGCATCGATTGATCAATTCAGTCAGCAATACCTAAGAACATTAGGAACGCGCTTTCAGTGTGAAGTGTTCTTTATGGATGCGAATTCAGAGCGCATTCACTAA
- a CDS encoding DUF2786 domain-containing protein yields the protein MDKKKALKKIAKCLELGNSANVNEAANAIKMAHNLMLKYGLEKDDIEFIKMGKTQSSHLLPANISSTLLRVIRGINTKFGVEAVLLNHKGLKRVEFIGEADRAIFAAFAFDIIYRELNEHTGQFRNSFAGSGTGTLEVTRRVNSYVSGWVEGALEKLPIITPDDESNNKINNYIDKEFENIDRETFKQQLREAMKNLTADYEVGLKKGRKLSVNRPVGGTQAAKKITKS from the coding sequence ATGGATAAGAAAAAAGCCCTAAAGAAAATTGCCAAGTGCCTTGAGCTTGGAAATTCTGCGAACGTCAATGAAGCGGCCAATGCGATAAAAATGGCGCATAACTTGATGCTGAAATATGGTCTCGAGAAAGACGATATTGAATTTATCAAGATGGGAAAAACTCAGTCCAGTCATCTGTTACCTGCAAATATCAGCTCTACACTGCTGCGCGTTATTCGCGGTATTAACACCAAGTTTGGCGTAGAAGCGGTATTGCTGAACCACAAAGGCCTTAAGCGTGTGGAGTTCATTGGTGAAGCTGATCGAGCGATCTTTGCTGCCTTTGCTTTCGATATTATTTATCGCGAATTGAACGAGCATACGGGTCAATTCAGAAACAGCTTTGCAGGATCTGGTACCGGAACTCTCGAAGTCACTCGTCGTGTGAATTCTTACGTCTCTGGTTGGGTAGAAGGTGCGCTTGAAAAGTTGCCAATCATTACCCCGGACGACGAGTCAAACAACAAAATCAATAACTACATTGATAAAGAATTTGAAAATATTGACCGTGAAACCTTCAAACAACAACTCAGAGAAGCGATGAAAAACCTCACCGCTGACTATGAAGTTGGCTTGAAGAAAGGCCGTAAGCTTTCGGTAAACCGCCCTGTTGGCGGAACTCAAGCAGCTAAAAAAATCACCAAATCGTAG
- a CDS encoding phosphoribosylaminoimidazolesuccinocarboxamide synthase: MSLADQVLAVNDDLPIRTDKPVHSGKVRSVYWLTEEDSQRLIKEKGYDVAPDAPLAIMVISDRISAFDCIWRGEGNLKGVPGKGAALNAISNHWFKLFKDNGLADSHILDIPHPFVWIVQKARPVMIEAICRQYITGSMWRAYANGEREFCGIEMPEGLEKDKKLPELLITPSTKGILKGIPGVPEADDVNISRNNIEDNFAAFNFTQASDIAHYEKLLKEGFNVISQALAKVDQTFVDTKFEFGYVNDAQGKEKLIYMDEVGTPDSSRIWDTQEYNKGNIVENSKEGFRQFLLNYFPDADILLNKERMPEREALARDNELPLDSLMSLSRTYLDIAAKITGAEIVLSENPKQEIIDVLRADYGLVD; encoded by the coding sequence ATGAGCCTTGCTGATCAAGTTCTTGCCGTAAATGATGACCTACCAATCCGTACTGACAAACCTGTCCACAGTGGCAAAGTTCGCTCAGTCTACTGGTTAACTGAAGAAGATAGTCAACGACTAATCAAAGAGAAAGGCTACGATGTAGCACCAGATGCACCTTTAGCAATCATGGTGATCAGTGACCGTATCTCTGCATTTGATTGTATCTGGCGTGGTGAAGGTAATCTTAAAGGTGTTCCAGGTAAGGGAGCGGCTCTGAATGCTATCTCTAACCACTGGTTCAAATTGTTTAAAGACAACGGACTTGCTGACAGTCATATTCTTGATATCCCTCACCCGTTTGTATGGATTGTACAAAAAGCTCGCCCAGTTATGATCGAAGCAATTTGTCGTCAATACATCACAGGTTCAATGTGGCGTGCATACGCAAACGGCGAACGTGAATTCTGTGGTATCGAAATGCCGGAAGGTCTCGAGAAAGACAAGAAGCTACCTGAGCTACTGATCACGCCTTCAACAAAAGGGATTTTGAAAGGTATCCCTGGTGTTCCAGAAGCTGACGATGTGAATATCTCGCGTAACAACATCGAAGATAACTTCGCAGCGTTCAACTTTACTCAAGCAAGTGACATTGCGCATTACGAAAAGCTGCTAAAAGAAGGCTTCAACGTTATCAGCCAAGCACTCGCGAAAGTCGACCAAACCTTTGTGGATACAAAGTTTGAATTTGGTTACGTCAACGATGCTCAAGGTAAAGAAAAGCTGATCTACATGGACGAAGTGGGTACTCCAGATTCATCTCGCATTTGGGATACTCAGGAATACAACAAAGGCAACATCGTTGAAAACTCTAAAGAGGGGTTCCGTCAGTTCTTGCTTAACTACTTTCCTGATGCAGACATCCTTTTGAACAAAGAACGCATGCCAGAACGTGAAGCATTAGCTCGTGACAATGAGCTGCCTCTTGATTCACTGATGTCTCTGTCTCGCACTTATCTTGATATCGCAGCGAAAATCACAGGTGCAGAGATCGTACTGAGCGAAAATCCTAAGCAAGAAATTATCGATGTACTGCGTGCTGACTATGGTCTAGTTGACTGA
- a CDS encoding helicase-related protein, with protein MSLLPIDSYQNVFHEQIANSHLVVEAETGSGKSTRLPLWASQHGRVLVVEPRRIACTSLAKYLAQQSGEKIGDKVGYAIKLESEYNEQTNVVFVTPGIALRWLSEDGLASFDVIVVDEFHERRWDIDLLVAILKQKESHRLVITSATIEGERLAHYLDANRISCEGRTYQVAIEHRANESRALPDIRYLEQRIAEEVNHQLIASHGDILVFLPGKKEIVQCEQALAKNPDIQVVKLHALVSDKERDLALSGRNTDIHANGNSLRKVILATNVAETSLTIPDIGVVIDSGLERRTVQRNGRTTLMLKAISRASAKQRAGRAGRVMDGICVRLYGEHAALELVTPPELQREELTEPMLAAACCGAPFESLSFLDPIPEKSLNSATQTLLTMEAINSDHKITEHGKKLYPLPIDALYADIVTRIKTKALKEAMVDLTAALSVPARLYQLPNNAEHLEALAQQEKEGCDLSLLIQIVRGRDYPHLEIDQQALNEAQGLAKQMREVFELPQLEVASRFQRIELLKTIVNLHPDLVFVRRLKRKEAFANGVLEVVLGRQNRFPDNAQAMLVLDTHSLPGRGVKQTLTLATVTAPIPLDLIIEAELGEWEQGETRVNDDGVFTEMALVYAGRTITTKLVAAEGQLSLKPIVDLVLKGVQLPGFAKDRTQEIRHWQLYVKLGLDEQTKYTPEIEQLSFELWFIQQLEVLGVTDVSELEMFEHSDIPFDGIPEWLYSEFSEKYPFALSLADLQLDVEYLPARKLIYVHYQSGSRKLSPKRWELPTWSGWRIQYKKASRIIDIK; from the coding sequence ATGTCATTACTTCCTATCGATTCTTATCAAAACGTATTCCACGAGCAAATCGCCAATTCTCACCTTGTAGTCGAAGCTGAAACCGGATCGGGTAAATCAACACGTTTGCCACTTTGGGCTTCTCAGCATGGACGAGTGCTGGTGGTGGAACCAAGACGTATCGCGTGTACGTCATTGGCTAAATATCTGGCACAGCAATCGGGTGAGAAGATTGGTGACAAGGTTGGCTATGCGATTAAGCTTGAGTCGGAGTACAACGAGCAAACTAACGTTGTGTTTGTGACTCCCGGTATCGCGCTGCGTTGGTTATCAGAAGATGGATTAGCCAGTTTTGATGTGATTGTGGTGGATGAGTTTCACGAGAGGCGCTGGGACATTGATCTGCTGGTGGCGATTCTCAAACAAAAAGAAAGCCATCGCTTGGTGATCACGTCAGCAACCATTGAAGGGGAGCGTCTTGCTCATTACTTGGATGCGAATCGAATTAGCTGTGAAGGCCGAACTTATCAAGTTGCTATTGAACACAGGGCGAATGAATCAAGAGCATTGCCCGATATTCGATATCTAGAGCAACGCATTGCTGAAGAAGTGAATCATCAACTGATCGCTTCACATGGCGATATCTTGGTTTTCCTGCCGGGTAAAAAAGAGATCGTGCAATGTGAACAAGCCTTGGCGAAGAATCCAGATATCCAAGTGGTGAAATTACATGCGTTAGTCAGTGATAAAGAGCGAGATCTAGCGTTATCTGGTCGTAATACCGATATCCATGCTAACGGTAATAGTCTGAGAAAGGTCATCCTTGCTACTAACGTTGCAGAAACCTCCCTCACCATACCTGATATTGGCGTGGTGATAGATTCAGGATTAGAAAGACGCACCGTTCAACGAAACGGAAGAACCACACTGATGCTTAAAGCCATATCACGAGCGAGTGCCAAACAACGAGCTGGCCGCGCGGGTAGGGTGATGGATGGCATTTGTGTGCGTCTATATGGCGAGCATGCGGCGTTAGAGTTAGTCACACCACCTGAATTGCAGCGTGAAGAGCTGACAGAACCTATGTTGGCCGCGGCATGTTGTGGTGCTCCGTTTGAGAGCTTGTCCTTCCTTGATCCTATTCCTGAGAAGTCATTAAACAGCGCGACTCAAACCTTGCTGACGATGGAGGCGATTAATAGCGACCATAAAATTACCGAGCATGGCAAAAAGCTGTATCCGCTGCCGATTGATGCTTTGTATGCCGATATTGTTACTCGAATCAAAACCAAAGCATTAAAAGAAGCGATGGTCGATCTCACAGCGGCGTTGTCCGTTCCTGCTCGCTTGTACCAATTACCAAACAATGCAGAACATTTGGAAGCGCTGGCTCAGCAAGAAAAGGAAGGGTGTGATCTAAGCCTGTTGATTCAGATTGTTCGTGGTCGCGATTATCCGCATTTAGAAATCGACCAACAGGCACTGAATGAAGCTCAAGGACTGGCAAAGCAAATGCGTGAGGTGTTTGAACTTCCTCAGTTAGAAGTCGCGTCACGTTTCCAACGTATTGAACTGCTTAAGACTATTGTGAATTTGCATCCTGATCTGGTGTTTGTGCGCCGGCTGAAGAGGAAAGAAGCCTTTGCCAATGGAGTGTTAGAGGTAGTACTCGGCCGTCAGAATCGTTTCCCGGACAATGCACAAGCGATGTTGGTGCTTGATACCCATAGTTTGCCGGGAAGAGGTGTTAAGCAAACACTGACCTTAGCGACGGTCACGGCACCTATTCCTCTTGATCTTATCATTGAAGCTGAACTCGGAGAGTGGGAGCAAGGTGAAACAAGAGTAAATGATGATGGAGTCTTTACCGAAATGGCTTTGGTGTACGCAGGCCGTACAATTACGACCAAGCTCGTCGCGGCTGAAGGGCAACTATCATTAAAGCCTATTGTCGATCTTGTGTTAAAAGGCGTCCAACTGCCCGGTTTTGCAAAGGATCGTACTCAAGAAATCAGACACTGGCAGTTGTATGTAAAACTTGGGCTCGATGAACAAACAAAATATACTCCTGAGATCGAGCAACTTAGCTTTGAACTATGGTTTATACAACAGCTTGAGGTGTTAGGGGTTACCGATGTCAGCGAGCTAGAAATGTTTGAACATTCAGACATTCCATTTGATGGTATCCCAGAATGGCTCTATTCAGAGTTCTCTGAAAAATACCCGTTTGCACTGAGCCTTGCCGACTTACAACTCGATGTAGAATACTTGCCCGCGCGAAAGCTGATTTACGTGCACTATCAATCGGGTAGCCGAAAGTTATCACCAAAACGCTGGGAGCTGCCAACATGGTCTGGCTGGCGTATTCAATACAAAAAAGCGAGCCGGATAATTGATATAAAATAG
- a CDS encoding NAD-dependent malic enzyme, translated as MNNDKRPLYIPYAGPALLSTPLLNKGSAFSAEERSSFNLEGLLPETTETIQEQVGRAYKQYCNFESDMDKHIYLRNIQDTNETLFYRLVQNHISEMMPIIYTPTVGAACENFSNIYRRGRGLFISYPNRDRIDDLLNNATNHNVKVIVVTDGERILGLGDQGIGGMGIPIGKLALYTACGGISPAYMLPIVLDVGTNNPQRLADPMYMGWRHPRITGADYDAFVEEFIQAVQRRWPDALVQFEDFAQKNAMPLLERYKDRLCCFNDDIQGTAAVTVGSLLAACKAANSKLSDQRITFLGAGSAGCGIAEAIIAQMVSEGISDAQARSQVYMVDRWGLLQEGMQNLLDFQQRLVQTNENTKDWESDGTGFSLLDVVRHAKPTVLVGVSGAPGLFSKEVIKEMNLHCERPIVFPLSNPTSRVEATPNDIIRWTDGQALVATGSPFEPVTHNGTTYPIAQCNNSYIFPGIGLGVLAVNASRITDEMLMESSRALATCSPLAINGSGALLPPLEEIHTVSKKIALAVGKKAIEQGVALEITEEALQQAIDQHFWQPVYRRYKRTAF; from the coding sequence ATGAACAACGATAAACGCCCTCTATATATCCCTTATGCTGGTCCTGCTCTACTAAGTACCCCTCTTCTAAACAAAGGCAGCGCATTCTCTGCTGAAGAGCGCAGTTCTTTCAACCTTGAAGGCTTGTTACCGGAAACGACCGAAACAATCCAAGAGCAAGTAGGACGTGCATACAAGCAATATTGTAACTTCGAAAGTGATATGGATAAGCATATCTACCTTCGTAACATCCAAGACACTAATGAAACGCTTTTTTATCGTTTAGTTCAAAACCACATTTCTGAAATGATGCCTATCATTTACACGCCAACGGTTGGCGCAGCATGTGAGAACTTCTCAAATATTTACCGTCGTGGCCGTGGTCTGTTTATCTCATACCCGAACCGCGATCGTATCGATGACCTACTGAACAATGCGACAAACCACAACGTTAAAGTTATCGTGGTTACGGATGGTGAGCGTATTCTTGGTTTGGGAGACCAAGGTATCGGTGGCATGGGTATTCCAATTGGTAAGCTAGCACTGTACACAGCTTGTGGCGGTATCAGCCCAGCTTACATGCTACCAATCGTGCTCGATGTGGGTACAAACAACCCTCAACGTCTTGCAGACCCAATGTACATGGGCTGGCGTCACCCTCGTATCACAGGTGCGGATTACGATGCATTCGTTGAAGAGTTCATCCAAGCGGTTCAACGCCGTTGGCCTGATGCATTAGTTCAGTTCGAAGATTTCGCACAAAAGAACGCAATGCCACTGCTTGAGCGTTACAAAGATCGCCTCTGTTGTTTCAACGATGACATCCAAGGCACAGCAGCCGTAACGGTTGGTTCTCTACTTGCAGCATGTAAAGCAGCAAACAGCAAACTTTCAGATCAACGCATCACCTTCTTAGGTGCGGGTTCTGCAGGTTGTGGTATTGCCGAAGCTATCATTGCTCAAATGGTGTCTGAAGGTATCAGCGATGCACAAGCACGCTCTCAAGTTTACATGGTTGACCGTTGGGGTCTGCTACAGGAAGGCATGCAAAACCTGCTTGATTTCCAACAGCGTCTCGTTCAAACCAACGAAAACACCAAAGACTGGGAAAGCGACGGCACTGGTTTCTCTCTACTAGACGTCGTTCGCCACGCGAAACCAACAGTATTGGTTGGTGTATCTGGTGCTCCAGGTCTGTTCAGCAAAGAAGTCATCAAAGAGATGAACCTACACTGTGAACGCCCTATCGTGTTCCCACTGTCTAACCCAACAAGCCGTGTTGAAGCAACTCCAAACGACATTATTCGTTGGACTGATGGCCAAGCACTGGTTGCGACAGGTAGCCCATTTGAGCCAGTAACTCATAACGGCACCACTTACCCAATCGCTCAGTGTAACAACAGCTACATCTTCCCAGGTATTGGCCTTGGTGTATTGGCTGTGAATGCTTCACGTATCACTGATGAAATGCTGATGGAATCAAGCCGTGCGCTTGCTACGTGTTCTCCACTTGCTATCAATGGTTCAGGTGCGCTACTTCCACCATTGGAAGAGATTCACACCGTATCTAAGAAGATTGCTCTTGCCGTTGGTAAAAAAGCGATTGAGCAGGGTGTTGCACTAGAGATCACTGAAGAAGCTCTTCAACAAGCGATTGACCAGCACTTCTGGCAGCCGGTTTACCGTCGCTACAAGCGTACTGCATTCTAA
- a CDS encoding OmpA family protein: MKKITLALALTVALTGCQATQRQNATTGESETNSATQGALIGAIAGAVAGAATGDDSKDRRKRALIGAAGGAAVGGGIGYYFDQQEAALREELMNSGVQVERVGENQLLLRLENGIGFGSGSYALESSIHNTLRGVARILVEYPDTSLVIDGHTDSTGSESSNQILSERRAESVRAFLISQDVAAGRAIARGNGERYPLCDNNTSQGRACNRRVEIQILPLK; the protein is encoded by the coding sequence TTGAAAAAAATCACACTAGCCCTAGCGCTTACTGTCGCTCTAACGGGTTGTCAGGCAACTCAACGCCAAAATGCTACAACAGGCGAATCTGAGACGAACTCTGCAACTCAAGGCGCTCTAATTGGTGCAATCGCTGGTGCCGTTGCTGGTGCTGCTACTGGTGACGATTCTAAAGATCGCCGTAAACGTGCACTCATCGGTGCTGCTGGTGGCGCCGCCGTTGGTGGTGGTATCGGTTACTATTTCGACCAACAAGAAGCTGCACTTCGTGAAGAACTCATGAACTCTGGTGTTCAAGTTGAACGCGTTGGTGAGAACCAGCTTCTACTTCGCCTAGAAAACGGCATTGGTTTTGGTTCTGGCTCTTACGCTTTAGAGTCTAGTATTCACAACACACTACGTGGTGTTGCTCGTATCTTAGTTGAATACCCAGACACTAGCCTAGTGATCGACGGTCACACTGACAGCACTGGCAGCGAGTCGTCTAACCAAATCCTTTCTGAGCGTCGTGCTGAATCTGTTCGTGCATTCTTGATCTCTCAAGACGTTGCTGCAGGTCGTGCCATTGCTCGTGGTAACGGTGAACGTTACCCTCTATGTGACAACAACACGTCTCAAGGTCGTGCTTGTAACCGTCGCGTAGAAATTCAAATCTTGCCGCTTAAGTAG
- a CDS encoding J domain-containing protein: protein MLILSNFLSSSFLRPLFLALIFSTIQLSIPHFVHAKSSDEFSLKSQPQDPISQYQLAQAYESGVDVPLSTSDAFYWYSQSADNGNTNAQFRLAELYLSGTGVEQSNKLALEWFIKSALQGNKHASVEVAKIYESSLEKDLLQPLDEAQLWYEAALKDNPDAEGGYNRVLEAQFNQQRAKQISSIEKLNDDVNTETSTSQALSGQQRPNQGLSSSFPYVQPYNGQAASSNLTNSDYMIGSVLAVLIAIVSISATLVVSRKQQILKSGELNQQQQTLEAQLSAKDFTIKQQKRQLQTIYNELKKQKNNKSLNNFQVACALFGYTPSSVPDQKSIKIRYKQLSKIYHPDGHGCDEEMKRLNNALKTILQNVTKA from the coding sequence TTGCTTATCCTATCCAACTTTCTGTCATCGTCATTTCTTAGGCCTCTATTTCTAGCCCTCATCTTTTCCACGATACAGTTGTCCATTCCACATTTCGTTCACGCGAAAAGCAGTGATGAATTTTCATTAAAGTCACAACCTCAAGACCCAATATCTCAATATCAACTCGCTCAAGCTTATGAATCGGGTGTCGACGTCCCTTTGAGCACCAGCGATGCATTTTATTGGTACTCGCAATCAGCGGATAACGGCAATACAAATGCGCAATTTAGGCTGGCTGAATTATATTTATCAGGGACAGGTGTAGAGCAAAGCAACAAGCTAGCTTTAGAATGGTTTATCAAATCAGCATTGCAAGGTAACAAACACGCCTCAGTTGAGGTCGCAAAGATCTATGAGTCCTCGCTTGAGAAAGATCTACTTCAACCATTAGATGAAGCGCAGTTATGGTATGAAGCAGCCTTAAAAGACAACCCTGATGCAGAAGGTGGTTACAATCGCGTTCTCGAAGCCCAATTCAACCAACAACGCGCCAAGCAAATCTCTTCGATTGAGAAGCTCAATGATGACGTCAATACTGAAACCAGTACAAGTCAGGCGCTGTCTGGTCAACAACGACCTAATCAAGGGCTATCAAGCTCATTCCCTTACGTTCAGCCCTATAATGGGCAAGCGGCAAGCTCTAACCTAACAAACTCTGACTATATGATCGGCTCAGTACTGGCCGTTTTAATTGCAATAGTGAGTATCAGCGCGACTCTGGTTGTATCGCGAAAGCAACAGATCCTGAAGTCTGGTGAGTTAAATCAGCAACAACAGACACTTGAAGCGCAGCTTAGCGCGAAAGACTTCACCATTAAGCAGCAAAAACGCCAACTTCAGACTATCTATAACGAACTGAAGAAGCAGAAAAACAACAAGAGTTTGAACAATTTTCAGGTAGCCTGTGCGCTATTTGGCTACACGCCTAGCTCAGTTCCGGACCAGAAAAGCATCAAGATACGATACAAACAATTGTCAAAGATCTACCATCCAGATGGTCACGGATGTGACGAAGAAATGAAACGTTTGAACAATGCGCTAAAAACCATTTTACAAAATGTTACAAAAGCGTAA